The sequence CGCGACGGTGAGCCAGCGCCAGTTCGCCCAGTGGAGCTTGCCCAGGGCGACCGCGGCGACCAGGGCGAACCCCAGGGTGACCACGGCGATGATGCCGGCCGTCGAACGGTAGGAGAACGCGGTGGCCGACGGTGCGTGCCACAGCCCGGCGACCGCGTAATGCTGGCCGATCAGCCAGCTGACCAGCACGATCGCCCAGGCGATCGGGTCGCGGGCGCCATAGCGGTGCAGCAGGTACAGGCCCACTCCGCCGATGAAGAACGGGGCGTACTCGGGCATCAGGACGGTGTCGAGGAAGGGCTGGTGGGCGGCCTGCGCGAACGCACCGGCCAGCGTCCAGCCCGCACAGAAGAGCACCACCCGGCCGCGGGTGGCACCGGGCAGGATGACGCAGAGCGCGAAGAGGGCGTAGAAGCGCATCTCCGCCCAGAGGGTCCAGCACACCCCGAGCACCCGGTCCACGCCCAACGGCTGCTGGAGCATGGTCAGGTTGGTCAGCACCTCGCTGGGCGGCAGCGCCTTGTAGGCGACCCAGGGAAGCGCGAAGACCGCGGTGACCAGCAGGATCGCGGCCCAGTACGCCGGATAGAGGCGGGAGACGCGGGAGGCTACGAACGCGCGCAGCGTCCGGCCCCAGCCGCTGAGGCAGATGACGAAGCCGCTGATCACGAAGAAGATCTGCACGCCCAGGCAGCCATAGGCGAACAGGGGCGCGGCGGTGGGGAATTGATGGGCGGGCGAACCGCCCCAGGCCTGGGATATCTCTCCGTTGCGGCCCCCGAAGTGGTACGCGGCGACCATCAGCGCGGCGAGCAGCCGCAGCCCGTCCAGGGCGCGCAGTCGCGACGGTCCTCCGCCGGCCTTGCGGGCCGGGGCGACCCCCGCGCTGCGCACCGGTATTGCAGGCTCCGGGGCGGTGGTGACGGGATCCGGCGCGACGGGCGGCGCGCCGGTCGTCAGCTGAGGCGCGCTCATCCGAATGCGGCCCGCTTCTTCAGCCGCCGCTGCACCGCACGCGCCCGGCGCGCGACCTTACGGACGGTGGCGTTGCGCGGCAGGAACGACAGCTGGGAGGGGATCGCGCCGGGCAGCGCCAGCGCGGTCAGCCGGCGGCGCTTGAAGTAGCGCCAGGTGACCGGGTCGAGGTGCGCCGCGAGGTAGCGCTCGGCGGCCGGCCGCAGCTCCGGATAGATCTGGTGCTGCATCGCATAGCCGACCGCGGCGACCAGACCCTCGATGCTCTCGGCGGAGGCGAAGGCGCGCGGGCGCTCGCTGCGGTCGCCCAGGTCGGGCACCAGCGCGTCCACGATCGTGACCGGGACGCGGTTGCTGTTCTGGTACGGGGTGAGCCGTTCCAGCAGCAGGCCGGTGCCGGTCCGCGCGGTCGGCAGACCGTAGAACGTGGCCGCCGTCAGCAGCGCGGTGGAGAAGCAGCCGACGACCAGCGCGGGCCGCATCCGCTGGTAGAGCACTTCGGCCAGCACCGGGGTGTCCAGCACGGTCAGCGCGACCTCCAGCTTCGCGGCCTCCCGCTCCAGCAGCCGCGACCAGCGGGCCGGCGCGGACGGGTGCGGTTTGAAGACGATCTCGCGGTGGCCGCGCTCGGCGGCGCCGCGCACCATCCGCACATGCAGCTCCTCTTCCTCCTCGGGAGTGAGGATGCCCAGCGCGGAGAGGTACTGGCCGAGCAGCAGCGCGGCGCCCTCCGGGGCCGCCACCTCGCCACTGGCATCACAGAGTTCGGCCAGCACCTTGGTGAAGGCGTCGGCCGGAACGGTCTGCGGCGCGACGTCGAACTCGGTGAGCAGCAGCGGCGTGAGGCCCGGTACCAGGTCCAGGTGCAGCAGCCGGTTGATCCGGGTGCCGATCAGCGGGTCGAGCTTGTTGCGGGTGGGCCCGTAGCTCATCAGGCCGTCGGCGTAGACATCGATCGGCGCGTCCGGGAACAGCTGGGCGACCGCCAGCGCAGGGTTGACCTGGATGGACTCCACGACCAGCTCGATGCGGTCGTCGCCCAGGCCCCACAGCAGCCGCAGATGCCGCTCCCACAGCGGGACGTCG is a genomic window of Streptomyces sp. Edi2 containing:
- a CDS encoding acyltransferase, with product MSAPQLTTGAPPVAPDPVTTAPEPAIPVRSAGVAPARKAGGGPSRLRALDGLRLLAALMVAAYHFGGRNGEISQAWGGSPAHQFPTAAPLFAYGCLGVQIFFVISGFVICLSGWGRTLRAFVASRVSRLYPAYWAAILLVTAVFALPWVAYKALPPSEVLTNLTMLQQPLGVDRVLGVCWTLWAEMRFYALFALCVILPGATRGRVVLFCAGWTLAGAFAQAAHQPFLDTVLMPEYAPFFIGGVGLYLLHRYGARDPIAWAIVLVSWLIGQHYAVAGLWHAPSATAFSYRSTAGIIAVVTLGFALVAAVALGKLHWANWRWLTVAGALTYPFYLVHEHLGWVVVRALHHGLGLPSYATLLLTVALMLLLAWVLHRFVERPLTPVLKRSIDPRR
- a CDS encoding polysialyltransferase family glycosyltransferase, with the translated sequence MSTRPRTQIFLASTLYGAATLAAAMDADCFAPADRRLLLLSNNATTPETTASLDTMPGFERLRGRFDRVLSWNETISPFHPGGWSPRADDVPLWERHLRLLWGLGDDRIELVVESIQVNPALAVAQLFPDAPIDVYADGLMSYGPTRNKLDPLIGTRINRLLHLDLVPGLTPLLLTEFDVAPQTVPADAFTKVLAELCDASGEVAAPEGAALLLGQYLSALGILTPEEEEELHVRMVRGAAERGHREIVFKPHPSAPARWSRLLEREAAKLEVALTVLDTPVLAEVLYQRMRPALVVGCFSTALLTAATFYGLPTARTGTGLLLERLTPYQNSNRVPVTIVDALVPDLGDRSERPRAFASAESIEGLVAAVGYAMQHQIYPELRPAAERYLAAHLDPVTWRYFKRRRLTALALPGAIPSQLSFLPRNATVRKVARRARAVQRRLKKRAAFG